The Apium graveolens cultivar Ventura chromosome 10, ASM990537v1, whole genome shotgun sequence nucleotide sequence aataggttcttggtattctaagcagtgaattcgtattatctggatagtcgcgatatgctgagaagtatccctcacgatgtagaataaatatgattaattaattaatcatatttaatgaattagagaatttatataaataatgataaaatagttttattattatttatttctactaccggcttaatattgaacctacagggtcacaccataaaaaataatgatttaatggtggatgaattaattaataatggctgataattatttatttataaaataaataattaattggcaaatttaataattgattaaatgagatttaattgattataaattaattaagaaaaggttcttaatattattaattaagaatttaatttttggaaattaaatcaagtgagagaattatttctaaagaatttagaaaaaggattaataattaaaaggtgttttaattattagtgagaataatacagggttaataataataatattttatgaaaaaaatttcagctgaaaattttgcctataaatatactattataaaccctatttttgcctcaaccaaaaagatttacaaaaccctaattctctccatctcctcctccttcattacatcgttttcttggtggataccggtggagtgcttcacacttgaggagcagctgctaaggatctccgttcattgttcttggatcgctattaaagacctccatctttccattaacgtaaagcttcttaaggtaaacatactgaactacgaattaaatattatttttcgcatggatcctgcggagggttttggttttttaagattaaatttacgttttcgctgcgtttatgtgctaaaaacccttcaagtACAAGTTGCCTTTACAAGCTGAAAGTTTAACATCCGTGTGGCCTTTTTGGGATCTTCCCCAATAGTCACGGAAAGTTGTACTGCTCCTTTGACTTGGCATTTTACTCAGTTGGACTCGTAGATGGGTGCGTCGGAAGGAATAAATTGGGAATTATTGTACCCCATTCTCAGAAATGTCTCATGGAACGGAATATCCACGGAAGCTCCATTATCAACTAGTACCCTCTCAACAGAACAATTTCCACTTATCGAGGTGATAACTAGAGGATCATCTTGAGGAAATTTTAAACCTTCATGTTCGGGGCCGCCGAACTCAAGTGTTATCTCAGTCTTAGCACGCTTAGGCGCCTCTCCGACTATATTCACCACTTCTTTCGCATAGGCTTTTTGAGAGTTCTTTGTTATCCCAATGGTCGTTGGTCCTCCATAGATCTTTTTGATAGCTGGCCCTCAGGGTTATGGGTTACGATCTTGGTCTTTACTTCCTCGATCATCGTCTCTTCGATCGTTATTTCTTCCTTGGCCTTCGgcctcttcacccttggtgaaacgCCCAAACTTTCATCGCCGGATTAGATACTTGATCTCATCCTTGAGCTGTCTACGATCGTCAATATCATGACAATCATCCATATAGAACCTGCAAAACTAGTTCTTATTTTCTCTTCTAGGGGTCTCCTCTTAGTGGCTTCAGCCATCTAAACTCTTTGTCCTTCTCAATTTCAAAAAGGATCTGGCTCCTTGGAGCGTTCAACCTTACATAATCAGTGAATCTTGGTGGTTAATTCTTCTTAGAAGTGGAGTCACAATTCCTTCCAGTTTGAGGATACTTGTCCCTAGCATATGTATctttttctttgtattttcctaCATGTTCATTATTCGCCACCGCCTTCTTCATACTCTCCTCCAACTTGATATATTTTCTGGCCCTATCCTGGAACTGCAATATGCTATTAGGAGGGCATTTGGACAAGTACATCTTAAAGAATTCATCTGTAGCCCCTTGTTGtagggctatcatagctaccttgtcatcaagatctgggacctTCAGGGGCGCTTTTTTGAACCGGTTCAGGTAGTCTCTAAGGAACTCCTTTTCTCCTTGGACAAGACTAATGTGAGAAGCCAAGCTCCTCTCGTGAACTATGCCACTAATAAATTGCTTGATGGAAGCCTGGCGCATATCTCTGAAGGATCCACTTGAATTGGGAGGTAGAAGGCTATACCAACTTTGACCCATACCCGACGAGGTTTGGGAAAAGGCCCGACACTTGATAGTGTCATTCACGGGCTTTAGCAATATGGAGTTAGAGAACATCCTAACATGATTAGATGGGTCTCCAGTACCATCATACGccttgatggtgggcatcttaaacttccttgagacGTGAGCGTTCATGATCTCTTCAGTGAATGGAgggtttggatcatcaggatctcctaggggtaTTA carries:
- the LOC141690583 gene encoding uncharacterized protein LOC141690583, which codes for MIPRADPNELIPLGDPDDPNPPFTEEIMNAHVSRKFKMPTIKAYDGTGDPSNHVRMFSNSILLKPVNDTIKCRAFSQTSSGMGQSWYSLLPPNSSGSFRDMRQASIKQFISGIVHERSLASHISLVQGEKEFLRDYLNRFKKAPLKVPDLDDKVAMIALQQGATDEFFKMYLSKCPPNSILQFQDRARKYIKLEESMKKAVANNEHVGKYKEKDTYARDKYPQTGRNCDSTSKKN